From Primulina tabacum isolate GXHZ01 chromosome 2, ASM2559414v2, whole genome shotgun sequence, one genomic window encodes:
- the LOC142529765 gene encoding nonsense-mediated mRNA decay factor SMG7-like, giving the protein MMTILMDNNKEKSSSIEGVQRLFNKNIELENKRRKAAQARIPSDPNTWQHMRENYEAIVLEDHAFSEQHDIEYALWQLHYRRIEELRTLFNAALATAGLAASQNGKGQVRDGPDRLTKIRSQLKNFLSEATGFYHDLMLKIRAKYGLPLGFFSDDSDNQIPVSKDGEKSSEQKKGLMSCHRCLIYLGDLARYKGLYGEGDSKARDFTAASSYYMQASSLWPSSGNPHHQLAILAGYSNDELISIYRYFRSLAVDNPFITARDNLIIAFEKNRQNYTQLLGDAKVTSAKTTPSRIPGKGRGKGETRQSYKENNRVSTNSVKERASNKSDLFKAFVTRFVRLNGILFTRTSLETFPEVFSMVKNDLLELLSSGPDEFTFGSDNAECKLTIVRLVAIVIFTVHNLNKDNENQSYADILQRSVLLQNAFTATFEFMGFMLERCYQLNDPASSFLLPGIMVFVEWLACRHDVAVCCELEEKQVNARIFFWNKCISLLNKLLSSGYLFLNEDEDETCFSNMSKYDETENANRLALPEDFELRGFLPLIPAQLILDFSRKHSFGKKEKSSRVQRIIASGKALTNVVRIGQEGFYFDPKLKEFVIGVEPQISDDYLFSSPLESNVNDNSGRQMDLNAVPQFEGGVEVEDEDEDEVIVFKPSTIEKHFEDFASKFTSSHVLASVGGAGPIGLGCENGSLSVGDDSLLVQNVITASMIPPTTFANGTAQYLQPFQTSTSKWVVDQAQMMKGLAQLHLMENESSLRSELEDQFRTSQTATLSVPYPQCFNVATGYNHPIPIPETRLPSKFDSIIFSGATSDNLPVKQSSIIPSGLKKNPVSRPVRHRGPPPGFGYVPPKAADESLNMALKNENPPNPQMDDYSWLDGYHFPSSDKSVGFSNSLNIVGPTFHSVSNSNGSSSIASFSFPGKQSSTLQVQSENQKSLGDYQFSENMKLYDKQQQQSHNRNQLPIGPVQQHKGSSGNQQTFGPAQQYQGQSLWDGRFFV; this is encoded by the exons ATGATGACCATTCTGATGGATAACAACAAAGAAAAAAGTTCCTCAATAGAAGGTGTTCAGCGTCTCTTTAACAAG AATATCGAATTGGAAAATAAACGAAGAAAAGCAGCACAGGCCAGGATCCCTTCAGACCCTAACACATGGCAACACATGCGAGAAAATTATGAAGCAATTGTCCTTGAAGATCATGCTTTCTCTGAGCAACATGACATAGAATATGCTTTGTGGCAGCTCCATTATAGGAGGATCGAGGAGCTGAGGACACTCTTCAATGCAGCTCTAGCAACTGCAGGTTTAGCCGCATCCCAAAATGGGAAAGGTCAAGTTCGTGACGGACCTGATCGACTTACAAAGATCCGATCCCAGCTTAAGAATTTCCTTTCTGAGGCGACTGGATTTTATCACGATTTGATGTTGAAGATTAGAGCAAAATATGGTCTGCCGCTGGGATTCTTTTCTGACGATTCTGATAATCAGATTCCGGTGTCAAAAGATGGAGAAAAATCTTCTGAGCAGAAAAAAGGCTTGATGTCCTGTCATCGTTGTTTGATTTATCTTGGGGATCTTGCTCGTTACAAGGGCTTATATGGCGAAGGAGATTCTAAAGCTCGGGATTTTACGGCTGCATCTAGTTATTATATGCAAGCTTCTTCACTCTGGCCTTCAAGTGGTAATCCACATCATCAG CTTGCTATACTTGCTGGATATTCAAATGATGAGCTGATATCCATATATCGCTATTTCCGAAGTCTAGCTGTTGATAACCCTTTTATTACTGCAAGAGATAATTTGATAATTGCATTTGAGAAG AATCGGCAAAATTATACCCAACTTCTTGGTGATGCTAAAGTTACTTCAGCGAAGACAACGCCTTCAAGAATTCCTGGGAAAGGAAGAGGCAAAGGGGAAACAAGACAATCTTATAAAGAGAATAATCGGGTATCTACTAATTCAGTTAAGGAAAGAGCCTCAAATAAATCTGATCTATTCAAAGCCTTTGTCACGCGATTTGTTAGACTGAATGGAATTCTCTTTACTCGCACAAG CTTGGAAACTTTTCCAGAAGTGTTCTCAATGGTGAAAAATGATCTATTGGAACTTCTTTCTTCCGGGCCTGATGAGTTCACCTTTGGCTCAGATAATGCTGAGTGTAAGCTTACAATTGTCAGGCTGGTTGCCATTGTAATATTTACAGTGCACAATTTAAATAAGGATAATGAAAACCAATCATATGCTGACATACTACAGCGTTCAGTTTTACTTCAAAATGCTTTCACTGCTACCTTTGAATTTATGGGATTCATGCTCGAAAGGTGCTACCAGTTAAATGATCCAGCGTCGAGCTTTCTATTGCCTGGCATTATGGTTTTTGTAGAGTGGTTGGCCTGTCGTCATGATGTTGCTGTTTGCTGTGAGCTGGAGGAGAAACAAGTCAATGCAAGGATTTTTTTCTGGAACAAATGCATTTCCTTGTTAAACAAGCTCTTATCAAGTGGCTATTTGTTTCTGAATGAGGATGAAGATGAAACATGTTTTTCAAACATGAGCAAATATGATGAGACTGAAAATGCAAATCGTCTTGCATTGCCCGAGGATTTTGAATTGAGAGGTTTTCTTCCTCTCATTCCTGCCCAGCTTATCCTTGATTTTTCTAGGAAGCATTCTTTtggcaaaaaagaaaaaagttcTCGTGTTCAACGGATCATTGCATCTGGAAAGGCTCTTACTAATGTAGTTCGGATTGGTCAGGAAGGATTCTATTTTGACCCCAAGTTGAAGGAATTTGTGATTGGCGTTGAGCCACAGATTTCAGATGATTATCTGTTTTCCAGTCCTCTGGAATCCAATGTAAATGACAACTCTGGGAGGCAAATGGATCTCAATGCTGTGCCACAGTTTGAGGGTGGTGTGGAAGTTGAGGATGAGGATGAGGATGAGGTCATTGTTTTTAAGCCTTCCACGATCGAAAAACATTTTGAGGATTTTGCTTCAAAGTTTACTTCTTCACATGTTCTTGCTTCTGTTGGGGGGGCTGGACCTATTGGTCTTGGGTGTGAAAATGGGTCCTTGTCTGTCGGAGACGACAGTCTTCTAGTGCAGAATGTAATTACCGCTAGCATGATACCTCCTACGACCTTTGCTAACGGCACTGCCCAGTATCTGCAGCCATTCCAAACCAGCACATCAAAGTGGGTTGTAGATCAAGCTCAAATGATGAAAGGGTTGGCCCAGCTCCATTTAATGGAAAATGAGTCGTCTCTTAGGTCTGAGCTGGAAGATCAGTTTCGAACTTCTCAGACTGCTACTCTTTCTGTCCCCTACCCCCAGTGTTTCAATGTTGCCACCGGCTATAATCATCCAATTCCGATTCCAGAAACTAGGTTGCCATCAAAATTTGACTCCATTATATTCTCAGGAGCAACCTCTGATAACCTGCCTGTGAAACAATCTTCAATAATTCCATCTGGCTTAAAGAAGAATCCAGTGAGTAGACCTGTTAGGCACCGTGGTCCGCCACCTGGTTTTGGTTATGTTCCTCCCAAAGCTGCGGATGAGTCGCTGAATATGGCTTTGAAAAATGAAAATCCTCCAAACCCTCAAATGGATGATTACAGTTGGCTAGATGGTTATCACTTTCCATCATCTGATAAAAGTGTTGGATTCAGCAATTCTCTTAATATAGTGGGACCTACATTCCATTCTGTGAGCAATAGCAATGGTTCATCGAGCATAGCAAGTTTCTCGTTTCCTGGGAAGCAATCATCGACGTTACAAGTTCAGAGCGAAAACCAAAAAAGTTTGGGGGATTATCAGTTTTCAGAAAATATGAAGCTATACGACAAGCAGCAGCAACAATCTCATAACAGAAATCAATTGCCAATCGGACCTGTGCAGCAACATAAAGGATCATCTGGAAACCAACAGACATTCGGGCCTGCACAGCAGTATCAAGGACAGTCTCTCTGGGATGGTCGTTTCTTTGTGTGA